The sequence taCACGTGCTTAACTACGTCACTTTTGTGCGGTCTTTGCGGTCGGCTTGAGCCGGGCGCTGGTTCACCACTTTTCACCCGATGTAAGCCGGGCCAGATAAGCGACCCCTCCCTCcgtgatggcagtctcagactaagTAGCCTATGTAGCAAACGACACAGCAGTGGAATAATTTAACTTGAATCGTCAGGATAAAGGACTAAGACTCCACAAGGTCTGTTCCACACTGCCCCAACCAAGGGCACTTTCAAAACCGTAAAAAACGGGGAAGAAACATTAACATTCTTATTGGACAAAATCAGATAGTCCCACCTCCATTTAAAAACCCTTGTGCCTTCTGAACAACACGAACGTGTTTTGGTCACGTGGTTGCGGGGTGGGGTCAACAGGTAGGTGCGTAGCGTGACATTTTCCGTTTAAAGTGCAAAGTTGTTCCTGCAGGTTGTCACTACCATTGTGTGCTCCCAAGACAACATGGATTTCGATTTGGCTTCAGGTAATTCTTGATTTCATAATTGCATTCAACTCTAAAATATTGttttaactacagtaactacagaGTATCCATTTCTCTATTGATTTGGTGGTTATTAGTCTGATGCAAGATCTTTTCCTATTATTTCAGCTGATTGAATGTGCATTTCACACCTGTCAAACATTGAATTATTCCAAAGACTGCCTTAGTTGAGACAATATATTTATGTTATTAATAGCAGAAGGCAAATGTGCATCAAAAGGACATAATTAGCAATCTAGATTAGCAATCTAACATGGACAGGTGGAGTAGGCCTTTTGTCCTTTCACTTGAAGAAAGCATAGTGGAGAAATTGAGAAAAGGCACTGTCTACTTATTGCTGTTGAGGATGATAACCTGTAATTTAATGAATGgttctggtcagtttattaggcTGTGATTGTTCATGTAAAGATCACTGTAAGCCTACATGTCATGTATCTTATTTCCCACAGCTGTAGGTAAAGATGATCAGGTGAAAAAGGATGATGCCTCTGGCCAGGAACAGAACGCCCTCTTTGGATGGGGGAAGAAGAAGGACAAAGATGGGGATAAGGACAAGGTAAGAAACATACTGTTACCATTACCTAAACCAGTTGCTTGATATGTGTGCCAATTGTATTTCAGCCATCAATGGCAATCTGTGTGCAACTAATGCtgatacacatactgtatacaaagTATCCTGACTGTCTACCAACTTTTAGAGTGCATCCAAGGACAAAGTCAAATCAAAGGACCGCAAGGACAGTGACAAATCGAAGGACCATAAGGAGGACAAAGACAAGTCTAAGGAACATAAGGACAAGAAACATTGTGACAAGAAGGACAAAGGTCATAAGAAGAAGAAAGACAAGAAGCCCAAAGAGCATCAGGACAAAGATGAtgggtcttcttcttcttcctcctcgtcCAGCAGCGATGAGGTAGTGTACATTTAGCCTTGATTTGttcagtgtttttatttttttattttttatgttttattattcTTCCAAAGAATGTTCATGTATGACTGCTATAGAATGTGGTCCAACAAGCCGTGTTGACAACCACACCATTAGTTCAAGGGTTCCTTACTATCAACATGGGTAAGGCCATAGAGGCTGTACAGGACATACCAACTGTTGTAGTTTTATCAGGCTAAATGTCCTAGTTATGTACGAGTGGTTGGCGTTGTCATTTACAACACTTGAGACTCAGAACTTTTACTATCAAATGCGGTTCAGTGCACTTTATCAGCTAGTAAAAC comes from Salmo salar chromosome ssa20, Ssal_v3.1, whole genome shotgun sequence and encodes:
- the LOC106580803 gene encoding protein PXR1, with protein sequence MDFDLASAVGKDDQVKKDDASGQEQNALFGWGKKKDKDGDKDKSASKDKVKSKDRKDSDKSKDHKEDKDKSKEHKDKKHCDKKDKGHKKKKDKKPKEHQDKDDGSSSSSSSSSSDEDEGKNKHH